The following proteins are encoded in a genomic region of Sorangiineae bacterium MSr12523:
- a CDS encoding glycerate kinase, whose product MKELLVQAFREVLRSLDFEAAVREGIARLPDPPPKRVFAVAIGKAAPAMMAGALASPWNIERAIVVCPEGTPSSLPEGPQLELLRASHPLPDARSVEAGARVLRLAESTTPEDLLLVLISGGASALACAPPPGIGFATKLEVTHALLRAGASIVEFNTVRRHLSRLKGGGLTRAARGPVVALLASDVIGGKAHDIGSGPTAPDPTSVDDARAVLQRYAPQFASLELVASLAPSDEAAARERHFIVLEPELLAERGARALERAGWSARVLPPSMASVSVLADEYARLARSLAPGQAVVRVAEPSLEVDPASSGRGGRSGHLAAVVAPRLPRDVAFLAGASDGADGTSSAAGAVVDAAWAAAVGTSRHADHIARFDTAALHAGTGSAILTGPSGVNLCDLHLLVRATTSSGAA is encoded by the coding sequence ATGAAGGAGCTGCTCGTCCAGGCATTTCGCGAGGTACTGCGCTCACTCGATTTCGAGGCCGCGGTGCGCGAGGGCATCGCCCGGCTGCCCGATCCGCCGCCGAAACGCGTGTTCGCCGTGGCCATCGGGAAGGCGGCGCCCGCGATGATGGCGGGCGCCCTCGCCTCGCCGTGGAACATCGAACGCGCCATCGTCGTTTGCCCGGAGGGGACCCCGTCGTCCTTGCCCGAAGGTCCACAGCTGGAGCTCCTTCGCGCCTCGCACCCGCTTCCCGATGCGCGCAGCGTGGAGGCCGGAGCACGCGTTCTGCGTTTGGCCGAGAGCACGACGCCGGAGGACCTGCTGCTCGTGCTGATCTCCGGCGGAGCGTCGGCCCTGGCCTGCGCGCCGCCGCCGGGCATCGGCTTCGCGACGAAGCTCGAGGTCACGCACGCGCTGCTTCGTGCGGGGGCCTCCATCGTCGAGTTCAATACGGTGCGGAGGCATCTTTCGCGCTTGAAGGGCGGGGGCCTGACGCGCGCAGCCCGCGGTCCCGTCGTCGCGCTGCTCGCGAGCGATGTCATCGGGGGAAAGGCGCACGACATCGGCTCCGGCCCGACTGCGCCGGATCCCACCAGCGTCGACGATGCGCGCGCCGTGCTGCAACGGTACGCGCCGCAGTTCGCATCGTTGGAGCTGGTTGCCTCACTCGCACCATCGGACGAAGCGGCCGCGCGCGAGCGGCACTTCATCGTCCTCGAGCCGGAGCTGCTGGCGGAGCGCGGAGCCCGTGCCCTCGAGCGCGCGGGATGGTCGGCCAGGGTGCTCCCGCCGTCGATGGCCTCGGTCTCGGTGCTCGCGGACGAATATGCGCGGCTCGCGCGGTCGCTTGCGCCGGGGCAGGCCGTGGTGCGCGTGGCGGAGCCATCGCTCGAAGTCGATCCTGCCTCGTCGGGTCGCGGCGGGCGCTCGGGCCACCTTGCCGCCGTCGTCGCCCCTCGCCTTCCGCGCGATGTGGCCTTTCTCGCGGGCGCTTCCGACGGCGCCGACGGCACGAGCAGCGCGGCCGGCGCGGTGGTGGACGCGGCGTGGGCCGCCGCCGTGGGCACTTCGCGGCACGCCGACCACATCGCCCGCTTCGACACGGCCGCTCTTCACGCAGGCACGGGCAGCGCCATCCTCACCGGCCCCTCCGGCGTGAATCTATGCGATCTACACCTATTGGTGCGCGCTACGACTTCTTCCGGCGCGGCATGA
- a CDS encoding HAMP domain-containing histidine kinase, with the protein MTEPARTTVAPSGPTPDRTGPAPRASLSLQPPSALRKRADHVNEKSGRTGRSRRRYFAEQRLKLAGRLLPTAAAIGALTGILTVLDLYLGDPPAMATIAGAAVAIFVGLCTLVVPRMVHRRVEALLGVAIAVSCVTMLGWGLIARATGGPESHYVMIIALAGFAMAATVPLPPGIALINACASYAGLWVAGEPPLYAHVTLFMSGVAGVVLAQSRHRVSIATFRRIERLSAAVSRMRRVQEQLVVVEKLEALRVLVGGMAHELNNALAVSVASNQQAAKMLSAPVEPSLSAIQKSDGGLKRIRRTVDRLRRFAMAAEGILEPADVGAMLDFALESAIGRARSGVIVMRNYDPTVGAIECHVAALAEALFQIARNAVEAMPGGGTIHASVRNEGDRVVLSVSDEGHGIPEGELARVFDPFYSRGPRQTSKSGLGLSAVYGLVSALGGKVEIRSEVGKGTEVALVMPRRKKS; encoded by the coding sequence ATGACGGAACCTGCTCGCACCACAGTGGCGCCTTCAGGACCGACCCCGGACCGTACGGGGCCGGCGCCCAGGGCGAGCCTTTCCCTGCAGCCACCGAGCGCGCTGCGCAAGCGCGCCGACCATGTCAACGAGAAGTCCGGCCGCACCGGCCGCTCGCGGCGTCGCTATTTCGCCGAGCAGCGCCTGAAACTCGCCGGGCGCTTGCTCCCAACCGCCGCGGCCATCGGCGCGCTGACCGGCATCCTCACGGTGCTCGATCTGTACTTGGGCGATCCACCGGCCATGGCCACCATCGCCGGCGCCGCGGTGGCCATCTTCGTGGGCCTCTGCACCTTGGTGGTGCCGCGCATGGTCCATCGCAGGGTGGAAGCACTGTTGGGGGTCGCCATCGCCGTTTCCTGCGTGACCATGCTCGGCTGGGGCCTCATCGCCCGCGCCACCGGCGGCCCGGAGAGCCACTACGTCATGATCATCGCGCTGGCCGGCTTTGCCATGGCGGCCACCGTGCCGCTGCCGCCGGGCATCGCCCTGATCAATGCGTGCGCGTCGTACGCGGGCCTTTGGGTCGCCGGGGAGCCGCCGCTCTATGCGCACGTCACGCTCTTCATGAGCGGCGTCGCCGGCGTCGTGTTGGCGCAGTCGCGCCATCGCGTCAGCATTGCGACCTTTCGCCGCATCGAGCGCCTCAGCGCGGCGGTCTCGCGCATGCGGCGCGTGCAAGAGCAGCTCGTGGTCGTCGAGAAGCTGGAAGCCCTTCGCGTGCTCGTCGGCGGCATGGCGCACGAATTGAACAATGCGCTGGCCGTCAGCGTGGCCTCGAACCAGCAAGCCGCCAAAATGCTTTCCGCGCCGGTCGAGCCTTCGTTGTCGGCCATTCAAAAAAGCGACGGAGGGCTCAAACGCATTCGCCGCACCGTCGATCGCCTGCGCCGTTTTGCCATGGCCGCCGAGGGCATCCTCGAGCCGGCCGACGTCGGCGCCATGCTCGACTTCGCGCTGGAAAGCGCCATCGGGCGCGCCCGCTCGGGCGTCATCGTGATGCGCAACTACGATCCGACGGTGGGCGCCATCGAGTGCCACGTCGCGGCCTTGGCCGAGGCCCTCTTCCAGATCGCACGCAACGCCGTGGAGGCCATGCCGGGCGGCGGAACCATCCACGCCAGCGTGCGCAACGAAGGCGATCGCGTGGTGCTCTCGGTGAGCGACGAAGGGCACGGCATCCCCGAGGGCGAGCTCGCGCGCGTCTTCGATCCGTTCTACTCCCGCGGCCCGCGGCAAACGTCGAAGAGCGGCTTGGGGCTGAGCGCGGTCTATGGCCTGGTGAGCGCCTTGGGCGGCAAGGTGGAAATCCGGAGCGAGGTTGGCAAGGGCACCGAAGTGGCCCTCGTCATGCCGCGCCGGAAGAAGTCGTAG
- a CDS encoding PEGA domain-containing protein: MRVLWPLVLILANLFVAGAAPAAPRAPQAREDQAARERSRAAFRRGVAAAKAGNYAAARDAFEEAYRLFSHPSILLNLGLARAKTGEYVEAEQNLLSFLVDDGGAAPEEQKSARAALSEVRLHLGTLRIQVAPDGARATLDKKPLPLVPGGVSEVRVVAGEHALHAEADGYEPFDETIRVSPGKNTPKSVTLDARVTDDGGAKPEVAKAERSNMKSTETPALAPAPADSGSSNVRAMGWGLVAGGVAVAGFGTYAGLRALSLANEYERTGASDTKSTGVTFRTLADVSFLVGFATAGIGVYLLLSAPASKGEGGAVKSAHLAVSPGHAAIVGSF, encoded by the coding sequence TTCGTCGCCGGCGCGGCCCCCGCAGCACCGCGCGCGCCACAGGCTCGGGAGGACCAGGCGGCGCGGGAGCGCTCGCGGGCGGCGTTTCGTCGCGGCGTGGCTGCGGCCAAAGCGGGAAACTACGCCGCGGCGCGCGATGCTTTCGAGGAGGCCTACCGGCTCTTTTCGCACCCGAGCATCCTGCTCAATTTGGGATTGGCGCGGGCCAAGACGGGCGAGTACGTCGAGGCGGAGCAGAATCTCTTGTCGTTTCTCGTCGACGACGGCGGTGCGGCGCCGGAGGAACAGAAGAGCGCGCGCGCAGCGCTCTCGGAGGTGCGGTTGCACCTGGGGACGTTGCGCATCCAGGTGGCACCGGATGGTGCGCGGGCGACGCTCGATAAAAAGCCGCTGCCCCTCGTCCCGGGCGGCGTCTCCGAGGTGCGGGTCGTCGCGGGTGAGCACGCACTGCATGCGGAGGCCGATGGCTACGAGCCATTCGACGAGACGATTCGCGTGTCGCCAGGGAAGAACACGCCGAAAAGCGTGACCCTCGACGCGCGCGTCACGGACGACGGGGGCGCGAAGCCCGAGGTTGCAAAAGCCGAGCGCTCCAACATGAAGAGCACGGAGACGCCCGCGTTGGCGCCGGCGCCGGCCGACTCGGGATCGTCCAACGTGCGCGCGATGGGGTGGGGTCTCGTGGCCGGGGGCGTGGCCGTTGCCGGCTTCGGGACCTACGCTGGCCTGCGTGCCCTGTCGCTGGCGAACGAATACGAGCGCACGGGGGCGAGCGACACCAAATCGACCGGCGTCACGTTTCGCACCCTGGCGGATGTATCCTTTCTGGTGGGTTTTGCGACCGCAGGCATCGGCGTTTACTTGCTTCTCAGCGCTCCTGCGTCCAAAGGAGAAGGTGGCGCGGTGAAGAGCGCGCACTTGGCCGTCTCGCCGGGCCATGCGGCCATCGTTGGATCCTTTTAG
- a CDS encoding HD domain-containing protein encodes MILRDPVHGLVSFETDEERVVELLMDTPEVQRLRRVRQLGVTSLAFPGAEHTRFAHAVGAAHVMKLLLARLRAIQEEIPFWQQVTTDRARDALAAAFLHDVGHGPLSHLFEDAVPGTPHHEVWTERVVLDPGTGVHQCLASLDPAMPERVAALVRGEHPLPYLAKAVSGTFDVDRCDYLLRDAHATGVRYGVYDLDWLLRSLRFAPAKENTAPALAIDGAKGLPAIEAFLLARLFMFQQVYLHKATRSAEWMIRAVLARASSRIMDGDRLPLTPRAIEHAAHGENIALGDYLELDDAVLTVAMHAWEGAKDPVLADLSRRVRSRQLFKTLELFGEQASLSGREQAYAEARAIAEARGLDPDGYVGLDVATNTPFGGEPDPLLVVFAKGPPRHLSDVSFLLARLAGQVLSRVRLIFAPELREDITRAIAG; translated from the coding sequence ATGATCTTGCGCGATCCGGTTCACGGTCTGGTGTCGTTCGAAACCGACGAGGAGCGCGTCGTCGAGCTTTTGATGGACACGCCCGAGGTTCAGCGGCTGCGGCGAGTGCGTCAACTCGGGGTGACGTCCTTGGCTTTCCCCGGTGCGGAGCACACGCGTTTTGCACACGCCGTGGGCGCGGCGCACGTGATGAAGCTCCTCTTGGCGCGCCTGCGGGCCATCCAGGAAGAGATACCGTTTTGGCAGCAGGTGACGACGGACCGCGCGCGCGATGCGCTGGCCGCCGCGTTTCTTCATGACGTGGGGCACGGGCCGCTGTCGCATCTGTTCGAGGACGCGGTGCCGGGCACGCCGCACCACGAGGTGTGGACGGAGCGCGTGGTGCTCGATCCGGGAACGGGCGTGCACCAGTGCCTCGCCTCTCTCGACCCGGCGATGCCCGAGCGGGTGGCCGCACTCGTGCGCGGCGAGCATCCCCTGCCCTATCTGGCCAAGGCGGTGAGCGGTACGTTCGACGTCGATCGATGCGATTACCTGCTTCGCGATGCGCATGCGACGGGCGTGCGTTACGGCGTCTACGATCTCGACTGGCTTCTTCGCAGCTTGCGGTTTGCGCCCGCGAAGGAAAACACGGCGCCGGCGCTGGCCATCGACGGCGCGAAAGGGCTGCCGGCCATCGAGGCGTTTTTGCTGGCGCGCCTCTTCATGTTCCAACAGGTCTACCTGCACAAGGCGACGCGCTCGGCGGAGTGGATGATCCGCGCGGTGCTGGCGCGCGCCTCGTCGCGCATCATGGATGGCGATCGCCTGCCGCTCACGCCGCGCGCGATCGAGCACGCGGCGCATGGCGAGAACATCGCGCTGGGCGACTACCTGGAGCTCGACGATGCGGTGCTCACGGTGGCGATGCACGCGTGGGAGGGCGCCAAGGATCCGGTGCTGGCCGATCTGTCGCGGCGCGTTCGCAGCCGGCAGCTGTTCAAGACATTGGAATTGTTCGGCGAGCAGGCGAGCCTCTCGGGGCGTGAGCAAGCCTACGCGGAAGCGCGGGCCATTGCCGAGGCACGCGGGCTGGATCCCGATGGTTACGTGGGGCTCGACGTGGCGACGAATACGCCGTTCGGGGGCGAGCCCGATCCGCTCTTGGTGGTGTTCGCCAAAGGTCCGCCGCGGCATCTCAGCGACGTGTCCTTCTTGCTGGCGCGACTGGCGGGCCAGGTGCTTTCGCGCGTGCGTCTCATCTTCGCCCCGGAGCTGCGTGAGGACATCACGCGCGCAATTGCAGGATGA